A DNA window from Setaria viridis chromosome 2, Setaria_viridis_v4.0, whole genome shotgun sequence contains the following coding sequences:
- the LOC117845797 gene encoding uncharacterized protein, protein MANVVSSVVVQETVSKIISDLVHKCEGKEKSNSKEDMERLEMAHIKLEAALEISNKWLITDAPLLRWRKKLKLTAQECDEALQKCRQRILEEEQIEQEVRNSTFPKRMAHATTSFIFSAFSSNKNELSRSIVQRFEWLSDGASEFLRFVELGGTPRRQMTVNSMIKHLFAGSELHHKIDGGNKYPLFLLSVVPCRNAEHGIEASLMFIRKDGNAPENDFFLTVMLQISESTDIIGITIKCLQLYTLHFKSTVESIRNELTQLPTQDLSWVPYADSCKKEHWGKKEHWDNLYSFSTRWFRPNPLCCKQHEQHKFCHSSKADSSGLQDVSLESVIEVNLQCQVSFSKYNKQRTSMLEGKCSLQDSPYLKVGLLFTPHDYSEDLLPADRSSAVVMVNGEKQHCLHTDMTLEQVEEIMLPKAIGYFSQNTEATVYQMLWKSRSGTAYIQVEKASIFMPRTRRTFLGGRKRKLFRRSDVELGNLTNVVSHFVDLWVKHAPIQLQASIMDWLQKEKEKQLAPQSLRRKSRPCTIIDRSGEQAEVKMEKECSREDRMQVGVRIHN, encoded by the coding sequence ATGGCAAATGTGGTCAGTTCTGTGGTTGTCCAGGAGACAGTTAGCAAAATCATATCTGATCTCGTTCACAAGTGCGAAGGGAAAGAGAAATCAAATTCAAAAGAAGACATGGAGAGGCTGGAGATGGCACACATCAAGCTGGAGGCTGCTCTTGAGATATCTAACAAGTGGCTCATCACTGATGCACCATTGTTACGTTGGCGCAAGAAGCTGAAGCTTACTGCTCAAGAGTGTGATGAAGCCTTGCAGAAATGCAGGCAGAGAATACTAGAAGAAGAACAAATTGAACAGGAGGTGAGGAATTCAACCTTTCCTAAACGGATGGCACATGCTACTACGTCATTTATTTTCTCTGCCTTTAGCAGCAACAAGAATGAGTTGAGCAGATCCATTGTTCAAAGATTTGAGTGGTTGTCAGATGGAGCTAGCGAGTTTCTACGGTTCGTGGAGCTTGGTGGCACACCACGCCGTCAGATGACTGTCAACTCCATGATAAAGCACCTTTTTGCTGGCAGTGAATTACATCATAAAATTGATGGGGGAAACAAGTACCCTTTGTTTCTACTATCAGTTGTTCCCTGCCGTAATGCAGAGCATGGGATAGAGGCTAGCCTAATGTTCATCCGAAAAGATGGTAATGCACCGGAGAATGACTTTTTCCTTACTGTAATGCTACAGATTTCAGAAAGTACAGACATTATTGGTATCACAATCAAATGCTTGCAGTTATATACCCTTCATTTCAAGTCTACAGTTGAATCTATTAGGAACGAACTTACTCAACTTCCTACGCAGGACTTATCATGGGTGCCATATGCTGATTCATGCAAAAAAGAACACTGGGGCAAAAAAGAACACTGGGATAATCTTTATAGCTTTAGCACTCGATGGTTTCGCCCAAACCCATTATGCTGCAAGCAGCATGAACAGCACAAGTTTTGTCATAGTAGCAAGGCAGACAGTTCAGGATTGCAAGATGTTTCTCTGGAGTCAGTTATTGAAGTGAATTTGCAGTGCCAAGTCTCATTTTCCAAGTATAACAAACAGAGGACCTCAATGTTAGAAGGGAAATGTTCTCTGCAAGATTCTCCCTATCTGAAAGTTGGACTCCTCTTTACACCCCATGACTATTCGGAAGACCTACTGCCTGCAGATAGGAGTTCTGCTGTTGTTATGGTCAACGGTGAGAAGCAACATTGTCTTCACACAGATATGACCTTGGAACAAGTGGAGGAGATCATGCTGCCAAAGGCAATAGGTTACTTCAGCCAAAACACTGAAGCAACAGTATACCAGATGCTTTGGAAGTCCAGATCCGGCACAGCATACATTCAGGTTGAGAAGGCAAGCATCTTCATGCCTAGAACACGGAGAACATTCCTTGGAGGTAGGAAAAGAAAGCTATTTCGCCGAAGTGACGTAGAGTTGGGGAATCTGACAAACGTGGTCTCTCATTTTGTCGACTTATGGGTTAAGCATGCTCCCATCCAGCTGCAAGCCTCGATCATGGACTGGCttcagaaagaaaaggaaaagcagTTAGCGCCACAATCACTGCGGCGGAAATCTAGACCGTGCACCATTATTGATCGATCGGGGGAACAGGCAGAAGTGAAAATGGAAAAGGAGTGTTCCAGGGAGGATCGCATGCAGGTTGGAGTTAGGATTCATAACTGA